Below is a genomic region from Armatimonadota bacterium.
GCACGATCCTGGATGGCCACGTGTACCGCGACCGCAAGTGGTGGTTGATCGCGCTCGGGGCAGGGTCAGAGCGCGTGCGCGGCTACCTGGTCGCCTCATATGGGCTGTGGGATGCCTCGCCCGACCTGTGCGTGTACGAGGCGGTGGGCGAGGACGATGGGACGACGGCGCAGTTGCTGCGCTATGCGCGCGGGCTCGCCGACAGCGAGCGCTTCCGGGTACCGTACGTCTCGCTGGCGAACCCGATTCGCCCGCTGCTGCGGAGGATGGGCTTTGAAGAAAGCGAGACCTCGCCGCACATCATGGCGCGCATCCTGCGGCCCGACCGGATGTTCCAGCGCCTGGCAGCGGGCTCGAACCTGCTGGATACGCTGTCGCTGACCGTGTTGACGCCGCACCGCGCGCTGGCGGTCACTGCCCCGCCCGAGCCGCGCTACACGGTACGGCTGGAGATGAAAGAGAGCCTGCTGTCGCGGTTGTTCTGCTGCCGGCTCGACCTGGAGGCGGCGCTGGAGATGGAGATGGTGCGCTGGAATGGGCGTGACCTGGCGCTCAAGCGCGCGCTGTGCGAGGTGTTCTCGTTCGCAGATTGGGTGCAGTGGTTTACGGATTACGTGTAAGGGGAGAGGATAGCGACGTAAGTCGCTGCGACGAGCGGGGAGGCTGCTCGGGTTCGTAGTCGCCGCTTCAGCGGTTGTGAGGGAGAGCGAGACGGTGTGGTCGGGGCAAGGGGATGGTGCGCTATCGCTGGGGCAGCAGCTGGCGCGGCTGCGGCGCCAGATCGCGGCGACAGAGGCGGCGCTGGTCGAGCGCGAGGCTGATCTGGCCGAGCTGCGCGTCGAGGTCGCTTCCTTCGAGCTGCGCTACGAGACGCGCATCGGTCGCAAGCTGGCGGCCCTAAAGGAGGTCGAGGCCTCGATCGCGGCGTGTCAGAAGCAGCTCCAGACCTTCCGCCGCTGGGGTAGCGACGGGCCGCCCGTAGGCTGGAACGGTGAGGCATACGTGCCGGTGGACGAGCAGTACAGGCGCACGTGGCGCGATCCGGCGCTGCCCGGGCCTTCCTTCACACCGCCAGCCGAGCTGGCAACCCAGTCTGCGGCCAAGCAGGATCTGAAAGTACTATACCGCCAGCTATGCCGCCGCTTTCATCCCGACCTGACGCAAGA
It encodes:
- a CDS encoding GNAT family N-acetyltransferase; its protein translation is MDLRIYEYDPKEIDEVLAFRNAIFGDISRAQWEAMNCTAVVARDGERLVGFIPLQYREQCLRPGLTVPVVYENAVGVAEGLRGQGIGSRMIDVAAEFIRKRVDALFVIRGGERSEGYRFYRKAGHGDLSYMCYYNLPPEVHWPAAEGAEIEVLDRDRWLDLEPQLLALYERRYGRFGGGWQRAPGYWRTILDGHVYRDRKWWLIALGAGSERVRGYLVASYGLWDASPDLCVYEAVGEDDGTTAQLLRYARGLADSERFRVPYVSLANPIRPLLRRMGFEESETSPHIMARILRPDRMFQRLAAGSNLLDTLSLTVLTPHRALAVTAPPEPRYTVRLEMKESLLSRLFCCRLDLEAALEMEMVRWNGRDLALKRALCEVFSFADWVQWFTDYV